Proteins from a genomic interval of Streptomyces sp. NBC_00820:
- the serS gene encoding serine--tRNA ligase, translating to MIDLRLLREDPDRVRASQRARGEDVALVDALLSADERRRSSGVRFDELRAEQKQLGKLIPKATPEERAELLKRAEQLKTDVKAADAERDEADSETQQLLLRLGNLVYPDVPVGGEEDFVTLETHGTIRDFGAEGFEPKDHLELGQILGAIDVERGAKVSGSRFYFLTGVGALLELALVNAAIAQATEAGFTPMLTPALVRPQSMAGTGFLSQAAEDVYHLDKDDLYLVGTSEVPLAAYHMDEIIDASKLPLRYAGFSPCFRREAGSHGKDTRGIFRVHQFDKVEMFSYVAPEDSQAEHQRLLEWEKQWLTSLELPFRVIDVATGDLGASAARKYDCEAWIPTQGKYRELTSTSDCTEFQSRRLSIRVRDGKQVKPLATLNGTLCAVPRTIVAILENHQLPDGSVYVPEVLRPYLGGREVLEPVAK from the coding sequence GTGATTGACCTTCGCCTGCTCCGTGAGGACCCCGACCGTGTGCGCGCGTCCCAGCGCGCCCGTGGAGAGGACGTCGCACTCGTCGACGCCCTCCTGTCTGCCGATGAGCGGCGCAGGTCGTCCGGCGTCCGCTTCGACGAACTGCGTGCCGAGCAGAAGCAGCTCGGCAAGCTGATCCCCAAGGCCACTCCCGAGGAGAGGGCCGAGCTGCTCAAGCGTGCCGAGCAGCTGAAGACCGACGTCAAGGCCGCCGACGCCGAGCGCGACGAGGCCGACTCCGAGACCCAGCAGCTGCTGCTCCGGCTCGGCAACCTCGTCTACCCCGACGTGCCCGTCGGTGGCGAGGAGGACTTCGTCACGCTGGAGACGCACGGCACGATCCGCGACTTCGGCGCCGAGGGCTTCGAGCCCAAGGACCACCTGGAGCTCGGCCAGATCCTCGGCGCGATCGACGTCGAGCGCGGCGCCAAGGTCTCCGGCTCCCGCTTCTACTTCCTCACCGGCGTCGGCGCCCTGCTGGAGCTGGCCCTGGTGAACGCGGCGATCGCGCAGGCCACCGAGGCCGGCTTCACGCCGATGCTGACCCCGGCGCTGGTGCGCCCGCAGTCCATGGCCGGCACGGGCTTCCTCAGCCAGGCGGCCGAGGACGTCTACCACCTCGACAAGGACGACCTGTACCTGGTCGGCACCTCCGAGGTCCCGCTCGCGGCGTACCACATGGACGAGATCATCGACGCGAGCAAGCTGCCGCTGCGCTACGCCGGCTTCTCCCCGTGCTTCCGCCGCGAGGCCGGTTCGCACGGCAAGGACACCCGCGGCATCTTCCGCGTCCACCAGTTCGACAAGGTCGAGATGTTCTCGTACGTCGCTCCGGAGGACTCGCAGGCCGAGCACCAGCGCCTGCTGGAGTGGGAGAAGCAGTGGCTGACCTCGCTGGAGCTGCCGTTCCGCGTCATCGATGTCGCCACCGGTGACCTCGGCGCCTCGGCCGCCCGTAAGTACGACTGCGAGGCGTGGATCCCGACCCAGGGCAAGTACCGCGAGCTGACCTCGACGTCGGACTGCACCGAGTTCCAGTCCCGCCGCCTGTCGATCCGCGTCCGCGACGGCAAGCAGGTCAAGCCGCTGGCCACGCTCAACGGCACCCTGTGCGCCGTACCGCGCACGATCGTGGCGATCCTGGAGAACCACCAGCTGCCCGACGGCTCCGTGTACGTGCCCGAGGTGCTGCGTCCGTACCTCGGCGGCCGAGA
- a CDS encoding copper resistance CopC/CopD family protein has translation MTRTITPRLRTLVLLLLAVTGALLAGAGPASAHAALTGSDPAQGVVVDKAPTQVSLTFSETVAMSDDSLRVLDPRGKAVQKGKPANVSGTTYAVRLRSGLADGTYTVTYQVVSADSHPVAGAYTFSVGAPSQTVVSDVGPAAGGGVVGRLYAVGRYVSYAGFIVLAGDAAFVLACWRRGAGVRALQRLVVGGWLALTAATLWLLLLRGSYTTSGKFADAFDLDLLGQVLQTKTGAMLVSRLLLLAAAALFVAVLFSAYTKREDDEKRDLTFGLSIGGVVVAAGLAASWAMAEHASTGLQPGIAMPVDVVHLLAVAAWLGGLTALLVALYRAPVDAPIEAAAVQRFSRVAFGSVLALVATGVYQSWRQLGSWSAFTETEYGLLLLLKIGLVALLVGIAWISRRWTGRLADTADDAGSTEDSVADSSADSAADSADEMAGRPEKEPVPASTSAAKAATTGAVVLAGTGTGGGDRDGAGAGADDTADDDNADGDRDGDGERAAQLARQRVAVDAARRKRLRDGDPNRFGLRRSVLAEAGVAIVLLAVTTALTQTEPGRTEQDAKASASPSASSSAATSSSGAVTLDMPFDTGGSDGKGLVRIDLDPARVGGNEMHVYVQRPNGRAFDVPEVKVAFTLEAKKIGPLPVNPDHITTGHWAADGVQIPMAGDWKITVTVRTSDIDQATVSKNAQIG, from the coding sequence GTGACCCGCACCATCACCCCCCGCCTGCGGACCCTGGTACTGCTGCTTCTCGCCGTCACCGGAGCCCTGCTCGCGGGCGCCGGACCGGCCTCCGCGCACGCCGCGCTGACCGGCAGCGACCCCGCGCAGGGGGTGGTGGTCGACAAGGCGCCCACCCAGGTGTCGCTCACCTTCTCCGAGACCGTGGCGATGAGCGACGACTCGCTGCGCGTCCTCGACCCCCGGGGGAAGGCCGTCCAGAAGGGCAAGCCCGCCAACGTGAGCGGGACGACGTACGCCGTCCGGCTCAGGAGCGGCCTGGCGGACGGCACCTACACCGTCACCTACCAGGTCGTCTCGGCGGACAGCCACCCCGTCGCCGGCGCCTACACCTTCTCCGTCGGAGCCCCCTCGCAGACCGTCGTCTCCGACGTCGGGCCCGCGGCCGGCGGCGGGGTCGTGGGCCGCCTCTACGCGGTCGGGCGGTACGTGTCGTACGCCGGCTTCATCGTGCTCGCGGGCGACGCGGCCTTCGTGCTGGCCTGCTGGCGGCGCGGCGCGGGCGTACGGGCCCTGCAGCGGCTCGTGGTCGGCGGCTGGCTCGCGCTCACCGCCGCCACCCTGTGGCTGCTGCTCCTGCGCGGCTCGTACACCACCTCCGGGAAGTTCGCGGACGCCTTCGACCTGGACCTGCTCGGCCAGGTGCTCCAGACCAAGACCGGCGCCATGCTGGTCTCCCGGCTGCTGCTGCTCGCCGCCGCCGCGCTGTTCGTCGCCGTCCTCTTCAGCGCCTACACCAAGCGCGAGGACGACGAGAAGCGCGACCTGACCTTCGGGCTCTCGATCGGCGGCGTCGTGGTGGCCGCCGGTCTGGCGGCGAGCTGGGCGATGGCCGAGCACGCCTCCACCGGACTCCAGCCGGGCATCGCCATGCCGGTCGACGTCGTGCACCTGCTGGCCGTCGCCGCCTGGCTGGGCGGCCTCACCGCCCTGCTCGTGGCGCTGTACCGGGCGCCCGTGGACGCCCCGATCGAGGCCGCCGCCGTCCAGCGCTTCTCCCGCGTCGCCTTCGGCTCCGTCCTCGCGCTGGTCGCCACCGGCGTCTACCAGTCCTGGCGCCAGCTGGGCTCCTGGTCGGCGTTCACCGAGACCGAGTACGGCCTGCTGCTGCTGCTCAAGATCGGCCTGGTGGCGCTGCTGGTCGGCATCGCGTGGATCTCGCGACGGTGGACGGGACGGCTCGCGGACACGGCCGACGACGCCGGTTCCACGGAGGATTCCGTCGCCGATTCATCCGCCGACTCGGCTGCCGATTCCGCGGACGAAATGGCTGGGCGGCCCGAGAAGGAGCCCGTTCCCGCGTCGACGTCCGCGGCCAAGGCGGCCACCACCGGTGCCGTGGTGCTCGCCGGTACGGGTACCGGTGGCGGTGACCGTGATGGTGCCGGTGCCGGTGCCGATGACACCGCGGACGACGACAACGCTGACGGTGACCGTGACGGCGACGGCGAGCGCGCCGCGCAGCTCGCCCGGCAGCGGGTTGCGGTGGACGCCGCCCGGCGCAAGCGGCTCAGGGACGGTGACCCGAACCGCTTCGGGCTGCGCCGCTCGGTGCTCGCCGAGGCGGGCGTCGCGATCGTCCTGCTCGCCGTGACCACCGCGCTGACCCAGACCGAGCCGGGCCGTACCGAACAGGACGCCAAGGCCTCCGCCTCCCCCTCCGCCAGCTCTTCGGCGGCGACCTCCTCGTCCGGCGCCGTCACCCTGGACATGCCCTTCGACACCGGCGGCAGCGACGGCAAGGGCCTGGTCCGAATCGACCTCGACCCCGCGCGCGTGGGCGGCAACGAGATGCACGTCTACGTGCAGCGGCCCAACGGACGCGCCTTCGACGTCCCCGAGGTGAAGGTCGCCTTCACCCTGGAGGCGAAGAAGATCGGGCCGCTCCCCGTGAACCCCGACCACATCACCACCGGCCACTGGGCGGCCGACGGAGTGCAGATCCCGATGGCCGGCGACTGGAAGATCACCGTGACCGTGCGGACCTCCGACATCGACCAGGCGACCGTTTCCAAGAACGCGCAGATCGGCTGA
- the pheA gene encoding prephenate dehydratase: MPASYAYLGPEGTFTEVALRTLPEAATRELIPYVSVQSALDAVRTGEAEAAFVPIENSVEGGITTTLDELVAGKPLMIYREVLLSITFALLVRPGTKLADIKTVSAHPAAQPQVRNWLRKNLPDAHWESATSNADAARLVQEGQYDAAFAGEFAAARYGLEALETEIHDAENAQTRFVLVGRPARPAAPTGADKTSVVLWQRDDHPGALRDLLGEFASRGINLMLLQSRPTGAGIGNYCFCIDAEGHISDRRMAEALMGLKRICLQVRFLGSYPRADIRPGEGRPTLPGTSDEEFVAASDWVARCQDGRF, from the coding sequence ATGCCAGCGAGCTATGCGTATCTCGGTCCCGAAGGCACCTTCACCGAAGTCGCCCTGCGCACGCTTCCCGAGGCGGCCACCCGGGAGCTGATCCCGTACGTGTCGGTGCAGTCCGCACTGGACGCGGTGCGGACCGGCGAGGCCGAGGCCGCGTTCGTGCCGATCGAGAACTCCGTCGAGGGCGGCATCACCACCACCCTGGACGAGCTGGTCGCCGGCAAGCCGCTGATGATCTACCGCGAGGTGCTGCTGTCGATCACCTTCGCGCTGCTGGTCCGGCCGGGCACGAAGCTCGCGGACATCAAGACGGTCTCCGCGCACCCGGCCGCCCAGCCGCAGGTCCGCAACTGGCTCAGGAAGAACCTCCCGGACGCCCACTGGGAGTCGGCCACCTCGAACGCGGACGCCGCGCGTCTGGTCCAGGAGGGCCAGTACGACGCCGCCTTCGCGGGCGAGTTCGCGGCCGCCCGGTACGGCCTCGAGGCCCTGGAGACCGAGATCCACGACGCGGAGAACGCGCAGACCCGGTTCGTGCTGGTCGGCAGGCCCGCCCGGCCCGCCGCGCCGACCGGCGCCGACAAGACCTCGGTGGTGTTGTGGCAGCGGGACGACCACCCCGGCGCGCTGCGTGATCTGCTCGGCGAGTTCGCCAGCCGGGGGATCAACCTGATGCTGCTCCAGTCCCGGCCGACCGGTGCGGGCATCGGCAATTACTGCTTCTGCATCGACGCCGAGGGGCATATCTCCGACCGGCGGATGGCCGAGGCGCTGATGGGGCTGAAGCGGATCTGTCTCCAGGTGCGTTTCCTCGGCTCCTATCCCCGCGCCGACATCAGGCCGGGCGAGGGTCGGCCCACGCTGCCCGGCACCTCCGACGAGGAGTTCGTGGCCGCGTCCGACTGGGTGGCGCGCTGCCAGGACGGCCGTTTCTAG
- a CDS encoding GNAT family N-acetyltransferase, whose amino-acid sequence MVTETLEGQEIAAGVTLRTLARSDAPALAAAYAENREHLRPWDPVRPESFYTAEGQAERIEGLLRQFAGGTLVPWLFEASDGRIAGAINLTDIVRGPFCSSSLGYWVAADQQNRGLASAAVERVCAIARDTLGLHRVQASTRVDNAGSQRVLEKCGFEPIGLAPNYLHINGEWRDSRLFQRVLHDNAPAL is encoded by the coding sequence ATGGTTACCGAAACCCTTGAGGGCCAGGAGATAGCGGCCGGCGTGACCCTGCGCACCCTGGCCCGGAGCGACGCCCCGGCGCTCGCCGCCGCCTACGCGGAGAACCGTGAGCACCTGCGGCCGTGGGATCCGGTCAGGCCGGAGTCCTTCTACACCGCCGAGGGCCAGGCCGAGCGCATCGAGGGGCTGCTGCGGCAGTTCGCCGGGGGAACCTTGGTGCCGTGGCTGTTCGAGGCGTCGGACGGCCGGATCGCCGGGGCGATCAATCTGACCGACATCGTCCGGGGGCCCTTCTGCAGTTCCAGCCTCGGCTACTGGGTGGCCGCCGACCAGCAGAACCGGGGCCTGGCCAGCGCCGCGGTGGAGCGGGTCTGCGCGATCGCCAGGGATACGCTCGGACTGCACCGCGTTCAGGCGTCCACGCGCGTCGACAACGCCGGTTCACAGCGGGTGCTGGAGAAATGCGGTTTCGAGCCGATCGGGCTGGCCCCCAACTACCTGCACATCAACGGGGAATGGCGGGACAGCCGCCTTTTCCAGCGGGTGCTGCACGACAACGCCCCGGCCTTGTGA
- a CDS encoding SCO family protein, giving the protein MRNKTFAVAALLAAAATLTLSACGSGDDAKSPVTVVSEETGSGKAATVLDQPFEKPDLVLTDTHGKKYDLRAETKGHPTLVYFGYTHCPDVCPTTMSNIAVAKKALPKAAQNDLRVVFVTTDPGRDTPAELGKWLKGIDPEFIGLTGDFATIQAGARSLGISVEPTTKDKNGKAVSVHGTQVIAFSPKTDGGYVLYGEDATVDDYTRDLPKLVEGAKP; this is encoded by the coding sequence ATGCGTAACAAGACGTTCGCGGTGGCCGCGCTGCTCGCAGCCGCCGCCACCCTGACCCTCTCCGCCTGCGGCAGCGGCGACGACGCCAAGTCTCCCGTCACCGTGGTCTCCGAGGAGACCGGCTCGGGCAAGGCCGCCACCGTCCTCGACCAGCCGTTCGAGAAGCCGGACCTGGTCCTCACCGACACCCACGGCAAGAAGTACGACCTGCGCGCCGAGACCAAGGGCCACCCGACGCTCGTCTACTTCGGCTACACGCACTGCCCCGACGTGTGCCCGACGACCATGAGCAACATCGCCGTCGCGAAGAAGGCCCTGCCCAAGGCCGCGCAGAACGACCTCAGGGTCGTCTTCGTCACCACCGACCCCGGCCGCGACACCCCCGCCGAACTGGGCAAGTGGCTCAAGGGCATCGACCCGGAGTTCATCGGCCTAACCGGAGACTTCGCCACCATCCAGGCCGGCGCCCGCTCCCTCGGCATCTCCGTCGAGCCGACGACGAAGGACAAGAACGGCAAGGCCGTCTCGGTGCACGGCACCCAGGTCATCGCCTTCTCCCCGAAGACCGACGGCGGTTACGTCCTCTACGGCGAGGACGCCACGGTCGACGACTACACCAGGGACCTGCCGAAGCTCGTCGAGGGAGCCAAGCCGTGA
- a CDS encoding YcnI family copper-binding membrane protein — MQASRTASRTPSRVATRVATRVVAATAVAGVAVLALSAPAFAHVSVQPEGAAAKGGYAVVDFKVPNERDDAATTKLEVNLPADHPLASVMPQPVPGWSVKVTRSKLAKPLTMHGEKIDEAVTKVTWTADGKGIEPGYFQKFPLSLGALPEDTDKLVFKALQTYSDKEVVRWIEVQQEGQEEPENPAPVLELSAATDDHHGAADDASDKTEGKTDGKTDGKADATTGKTAAAADTKGGSDTTARVLGVVGIVIGVAGVAYGVLAGRRRTA, encoded by the coding sequence ATGCAGGCTTCTCGTACCGCCTCGCGCACCCCGTCCCGCGTCGCCACCCGCGTCGCCACCCGCGTCGTCGCCGCCACCGCCGTCGCCGGCGTGGCCGTCCTCGCGCTGTCGGCTCCCGCCTTCGCGCACGTCTCCGTGCAGCCCGAGGGCGCCGCGGCCAAGGGCGGTTACGCGGTCGTCGACTTCAAGGTCCCCAACGAGCGCGACGACGCCGCGACCACCAAGCTCGAGGTGAACCTCCCGGCCGACCACCCGCTGGCCTCGGTGATGCCCCAGCCCGTCCCCGGCTGGTCCGTGAAGGTCACCAGGTCCAAGCTGGCCAAGCCGCTCACCATGCACGGCGAGAAGATCGACGAGGCCGTCACCAAGGTCACCTGGACCGCCGACGGCAAGGGCATCGAGCCCGGCTACTTCCAGAAGTTCCCGCTCTCCCTGGGCGCCCTGCCCGAGGACACCGACAAGCTCGTCTTCAAGGCCCTCCAGACGTACTCCGACAAGGAGGTCGTGCGCTGGATCGAGGTCCAGCAGGAAGGCCAGGAGGAGCCCGAGAACCCGGCGCCGGTGCTGGAGCTGTCCGCCGCCACCGACGACCACCACGGCGCCGCCGACGACGCCTCCGACAAGACCGAGGGCAAGACCGACGGCAAGACCGACGGCAAGGCGGACGCCACGACCGGGAAGACGGCCGCCGCCGCGGACACGAAGGGCGGCAGCGACACCACCGCGCGCGTGCTCGGCGTCGTCGGCATCGTCATCGGCGTCGCGGGCGTGGCCTACGGCGTCCTCGCCGGCCGCCGCCGCACCGCCTGA
- a CDS encoding copper chaperone PCu(A)C yields MPVAALACALALTGCGAGSGSGSSKAELSVSGSYMPQPVSADMAAGFLTISNKGGTRDELTSVSSDAAGQVTMHSTTGGTMAERSSFAIPAHGRLVFRSGGNHLMFDGLRHEPRQGQTVTVKLTFAESGPLTVEMPVKSATYNPSTGH; encoded by the coding sequence TTGCCCGTGGCCGCGCTCGCCTGCGCCCTGGCCCTCACCGGCTGCGGCGCCGGCTCCGGCTCCGGCTCCTCGAAGGCGGAGCTGTCCGTGAGCGGGTCGTACATGCCCCAGCCGGTCTCCGCCGACATGGCCGCGGGCTTCCTGACCATCAGCAACAAGGGCGGCACGCGGGACGAGCTCACCTCGGTCAGCAGCGACGCCGCCGGCCAGGTCACCATGCACAGCACCACCGGCGGCACCATGGCCGAGCGCAGCTCCTTCGCCATACCCGCGCACGGCCGGCTCGTGTTCAGAAGCGGGGGCAACCATCTGATGTTCGACGGGCTGAGGCACGAGCCGAGGCAGGGTCAGACGGTCACCGTGAAACTCACGTTCGCCGAATCCGGACCCCTCACCGTCGAGATGCCGGTGAAGTCCGCCACGTACAACCCGTCGACCGGACACTGA
- the efeB gene encoding iron uptake transporter deferrochelatase/peroxidase subunit, with protein MPDQSIPQARTPESEVREPDAPGGRGVSRRALLGTAGATGLVLGATGGAVGYTAAPAQATPLTSVGSGQAMFHGKHQPGITEGLQARGHLVAFDLVAGAGRKEAAALLRRWSVTAERLMAGEAAPHDDTGVARDSGPSSLTVTFGFGHGFFAKTGLTKQRPTALDPLPDFSADRIDRARSGGDLWVQIGADDAMVAFHALRALQKETGGAARLRWQMNGFNRSPGATAHPMTARNLMGQLDGTRNPKPAEPDFDGRIFVPASGEPAWMANGSYAVVRRIRMLLDDWEKLALPAQEAVIGRRKADGAPLSGGGETTPMDLEKADAKGEYVVPLNAHARISRPDQNGGAAILRRPFSYHDGFDADGTPDAGLLFVCWQADPLRGFVPLQRKLDRGDALSRFLRHEASALFAVPGGAAKGEYVGQRLLEG; from the coding sequence ATGCCCGACCAGTCCATCCCCCAGGCCCGTACGCCCGAGTCCGAGGTGCGAGAGCCCGACGCACCCGGCGGCCGGGGCGTCTCCCGGCGCGCGCTGCTCGGCACCGCCGGGGCCACCGGGCTCGTGCTCGGCGCGACGGGCGGGGCCGTGGGCTACACCGCCGCGCCCGCCCAGGCGACTCCACTCACCTCGGTCGGCTCCGGGCAGGCGATGTTTCACGGGAAACATCAGCCCGGCATCACCGAGGGACTCCAGGCGCGCGGCCACCTCGTCGCCTTCGACCTGGTGGCCGGCGCGGGACGCAAGGAGGCCGCGGCCCTGCTGCGTCGCTGGTCGGTGACCGCCGAGCGGCTGATGGCCGGTGAGGCGGCCCCGCACGACGACACCGGCGTGGCCCGGGACTCCGGCCCCTCCTCGCTGACGGTCACCTTCGGCTTCGGCCACGGCTTCTTCGCGAAGACCGGCCTGACCAAGCAGCGGCCGACCGCGCTGGACCCGCTGCCCGACTTCTCCGCCGACCGGATCGACAGGGCGCGCAGCGGCGGAGACCTGTGGGTGCAGATCGGCGCCGACGACGCCATGGTCGCCTTCCACGCCCTGCGCGCGCTCCAGAAGGAGACGGGCGGCGCGGCCCGCCTCCGCTGGCAGATGAACGGGTTCAACCGCTCCCCGGGCGCCACCGCCCACCCCATGACGGCCCGCAACCTCATGGGCCAGCTCGACGGCACCCGCAACCCCAAGCCCGCCGAGCCCGACTTCGACGGGCGGATCTTCGTGCCCGCCTCCGGGGAGCCCGCGTGGATGGCGAACGGCTCCTACGCCGTCGTACGCCGTATCCGCATGCTCCTCGACGACTGGGAGAAACTGGCGCTCCCCGCACAGGAGGCGGTCATCGGGCGCCGCAAGGCCGACGGGGCGCCCCTGTCCGGGGGCGGCGAGACCACGCCGATGGACCTGGAGAAGGCCGACGCCAAGGGCGAGTACGTCGTCCCGCTCAACGCCCACGCCCGGATCAGCCGGCCCGACCAGAACGGCGGCGCGGCCATACTGCGGCGCCCGTTCTCGTACCACGACGGCTTCGACGCGGACGGCACTCCCGATGCGGGGCTGCTGTTCGTCTGCTGGCAGGCGGACCCGCTGCGCGGCTTCGTACCGCTGCAGCGCAAGCTCGACCGGGGCGACGCGCTGTCGCGGTTCCTCCGGCACGAGGCGAGCGCCCTGTTCGCGGTGCCGGGCGGCGCGGCGAAGGGGGAGTACGTGGGGCAGCGGCTGCTGGAAGGGTGA
- a CDS encoding ATP-binding protein codes for MSIWWSLHLRREAASVPLARRLLVGTMETAGVDPDVSYDLSVALTEACANAVEHGGDAVRGGRSGGYRVTAYLDGEKCRIEVADSGPGYVRAQDVRPARADAEHGRGLCLIRELADHVHIGARPGRTGTVVSFDKILKWTKDPSLLTA; via the coding sequence ATGAGCATCTGGTGGTCACTCCATCTGCGCCGCGAGGCCGCGAGCGTGCCGCTCGCCAGGCGGCTGCTGGTCGGCACGATGGAGACCGCGGGGGTGGACCCGGACGTCTCCTACGACCTGTCCGTCGCCCTCACCGAGGCCTGCGCGAACGCCGTCGAGCACGGCGGCGACGCGGTACGCGGCGGCAGATCCGGGGGCTACCGGGTCACCGCGTATCTGGACGGGGAGAAGTGCCGTATCGAGGTGGCCGATTCGGGGCCCGGCTACGTCCGCGCACAGGACGTCAGACCGGCGCGCGCGGACGCCGAGCACGGCCGGGGCCTGTGTCTGATCCGGGAGCTCGCCGACCACGTCCACATCGGAGCCAGGCCGGGCCGGACCGGCACGGTGGTGAGCTTCGACAAGATCCTCAAGTGGACGAAGGACCCTTCCCTGCTCACGGCTTGA